The Vallitalea longa genome includes a region encoding these proteins:
- a CDS encoding DUF951 domain-containing protein, whose translation MDIKVGNVLYLKKQHPCGSHEWEVLRTGIDFRIKCLGCGHQVMIPRKKLEKNIKDIK comes from the coding sequence ATGGATATAAAAGTGGGAAATGTGCTGTATTTGAAAAAACAACATCCATGCGGAAGTCATGAATGGGAAGTTCTTAGAACAGGTATTGATTTTAGAATAAAATGTTTAGGTTGTGGTCATCAAGTAATGATACCTAGAAAAAAATTAGAAAAGAATATTAAAGATATTAAATAA